From Streptomyces cyaneogriseus subsp. noncyanogenus, the proteins below share one genomic window:
- the serA gene encoding phosphoglycerate dehydrogenase — protein MSSYPSQKPVVLIAEELSPATVDALGPDFEIRHCNGADRAELLPAIADVDAILIRSATKVDAEAIAAANKLKVVARAGVGLDNVDVAAATKAGVMVVNAPTSNIVTAAELACGLLLATARNIPQANAALKNGEWKRSKYTGVELAEKTLGVVGLGRIGALVAQRMSAFGMKVVAYDPYVQPARAAQMGVKVLSLDELLEVSDFITVHLPKTPETLGLIGDEALRKVKPTVRIVNAARGGIVDEQALYSALKEGRVAGAGLDVYAKEPCTDSPLFEFDQVVCTPHLGASTDEAQEKAGIAVAKSVRLALAGELVPDAVNVQGGVIAEDVKPGLPLAERLGRIFTALAGEVAVRLDVEVYGEITQHDVKVLELSALKGVFEDVVDETVSYVNAPLFAQERGVEVRLTTSSESAEHRNVVTVRGTLADGEEVSVSGTLAGPKHVQKIVAVGDYDVDLALADHMVVLRYEDRPGVVGTVGRILGEAGINIAGMQVARAAVGGEALAVLTVDDTVPAGVLGEVATEIGATSARSVNLV, from the coding sequence GTGAGCTCGTACCCCAGTCAAAAACCAGTGGTGCTCATCGCTGAAGAGCTGTCGCCGGCCACCGTCGACGCGCTCGGGCCGGACTTCGAGATCCGCCACTGCAACGGGGCGGACCGAGCAGAACTGCTCCCCGCCATCGCCGACGTGGACGCGATCCTGATCCGTTCGGCCACCAAGGTCGACGCCGAGGCGATCGCCGCCGCGAACAAGCTCAAGGTCGTTGCGCGCGCCGGCGTCGGCCTTGACAACGTCGACGTCGCCGCCGCCACCAAGGCCGGCGTGATGGTCGTCAACGCCCCGACCTCGAACATCGTGACCGCGGCCGAGCTGGCCTGCGGCCTGCTCCTCGCCACGGCCCGCAACATCCCGCAGGCCAACGCCGCGCTGAAGAACGGCGAGTGGAAGCGGAGCAAGTACACGGGCGTCGAGCTGGCCGAGAAGACCCTGGGTGTGGTGGGTCTGGGCCGGATCGGCGCCCTCGTCGCGCAGCGCATGTCGGCCTTCGGCATGAAGGTCGTCGCCTACGACCCCTACGTGCAGCCCGCCCGGGCCGCGCAGATGGGCGTGAAGGTGCTCTCGCTGGACGAGCTGCTCGAGGTCTCCGACTTCATCACCGTCCACCTGCCCAAGACCCCCGAGACGCTCGGCCTGATCGGCGACGAGGCGCTGCGCAAGGTCAAGCCGACCGTGCGCATCGTCAACGCCGCGCGCGGCGGCATCGTGGACGAGCAGGCGCTGTACTCGGCGCTGAAGGAGGGCCGCGTCGCCGGCGCCGGCCTGGACGTGTACGCCAAGGAGCCGTGCACCGACTCGCCGCTGTTCGAGTTCGACCAGGTGGTCTGCACGCCGCACCTGGGCGCCTCCACCGACGAGGCCCAGGAGAAGGCGGGCATCGCCGTCGCCAAGTCCGTCCGTCTCGCCCTCGCCGGCGAGCTGGTCCCGGACGCGGTGAACGTGCAGGGCGGTGTCATCGCCGAGGACGTCAAGCCGGGCCTGCCGCTCGCCGAGCGCCTCGGCCGGATCTTTACCGCGCTGGCCGGCGAGGTCGCCGTCCGCCTCGACGTCGAGGTGTACGGCGAGATCACCCAGCACGATGTGAAGGTGCTGGAGCTCTCCGCGCTCAAGGGCGTCTTCGAGGACGTCGTCGACGAGACGGTGTCCTACGTCAACGCGCCGCTGTTCGCCCAGGAGCGCGGTGTGGAGGTGCGGCTGACCACCAGCTCGGAGTCGGCGGAGCACCGCAACGTCGTGACCGTGCGCGGCACCCTCGCCGACGGCGAGGAGGTGTCGGTCTCCGGCACGCTGGCCGGTCCCAAGCACGTCCAGAAGATCGTCGCCGTCGGCGACTACGACGTGGACCTGGCCCTCGCCGACCACATGGTGGTGCTGCGCTACGAGGACCGCCCCGGTGTCGTCGGCACCGTCGGCCGGATCCTCGGCGAGGCGGGCATCAACATCGCCGGCATGCAGGTCGCCCGCGCGGCGGTCGGCGGCGAGGCGCTGGCGGTGCTGACCGTCGACGACACGGTGCCCGCCGGGGTGCTGGGCGAGGTCGCGACGGAGATCGGCGCGACCTCGGCCCGGTCGGTCAATCTGGTCTGA
- a CDS encoding MFS transporter: MTTTPHRAGRREWTALAVLMLPLLLVSMDVSVLYFAVPAISADLEPTGTQQLWIFDIYAFAVAGLLMTMGSVGDRVGRRRLLLIGATAFGAASLAAAYAQSAEMLIAARALLGIGGATLMPSTLALVRSLFPDARQRAQAIAIWSGVMTAGVALGSVLSGVLVEFFWWGSVFLVNLPAMVLLLVLGPVLLPESKDPAPGRFDWIGIPLSMAAVLPVVYGLKEIPSDGWHVRYVMAVTVGLLFAALFVHRQRTAVSPMIPPALFRGGGFGPAVVLNLLTMFAMMGSAYFTTQYLQSVLGKSAMEAALWALVPSVPIGFAAPAATALVQRGVHRAHVVTAGFVCAAGGFGLLAFAGPDSLVLVLVACGVLASGVTMVMSQIMDLALGAAPVERAGSASSLMETGAEFGGALGMAVLGSIGTAVYRREMPDSAPAEAHETLGGALAVAGRLPGRAGDALVTAAREAFTQGMQGAALAGAAVLAGAAVLAAVTLRRVRVREEAKTPDAGRADAVSPSGV; encoded by the coding sequence ATGACGACGACACCGCACCGCGCCGGACGCCGGGAATGGACCGCGCTGGCCGTGCTGATGCTTCCGCTGCTCCTGGTCTCGATGGACGTCTCCGTCCTCTACTTCGCGGTCCCCGCGATCAGCGCCGACCTCGAACCCACCGGCACCCAACAGCTGTGGATCTTCGACATCTACGCCTTCGCCGTGGCCGGTCTGCTGATGACGATGGGCTCGGTGGGCGACCGCGTGGGCCGCCGCAGGCTGCTGCTGATCGGCGCCACCGCCTTCGGCGCCGCGTCCCTGGCGGCCGCGTACGCGCAGAGCGCCGAGATGCTCATCGCGGCCCGCGCGCTGCTCGGCATCGGCGGCGCCACCCTGATGCCCTCGACGCTTGCCCTGGTCCGCTCGCTGTTCCCCGACGCCCGCCAGCGGGCCCAGGCCATCGCGATCTGGTCCGGTGTGATGACGGCGGGCGTGGCGCTCGGCTCGGTGCTGAGCGGCGTACTGGTGGAGTTCTTCTGGTGGGGCTCGGTCTTCCTGGTCAACCTGCCGGCGATGGTCCTGCTGCTGGTCCTCGGCCCCGTCCTGCTGCCCGAGTCGAAGGACCCCGCCCCGGGCCGCTTCGACTGGATCGGCATCCCGCTGTCGATGGCCGCGGTGCTCCCGGTCGTCTACGGCCTCAAGGAGATCCCGTCCGACGGCTGGCACGTCCGGTACGTCATGGCGGTGACCGTGGGCCTGCTCTTCGCGGCCCTGTTCGTGCACCGGCAGCGGACGGCCGTGTCGCCGATGATCCCGCCGGCGCTGTTCCGCGGCGGCGGCTTCGGCCCGGCCGTCGTCCTCAACCTCCTCACCATGTTCGCGATGATGGGGTCGGCCTACTTCACCACGCAGTATCTCCAGTCGGTGCTGGGCAAGAGCGCGATGGAGGCGGCCCTGTGGGCGCTGGTGCCCTCGGTGCCGATCGGCTTCGCGGCGCCGGCCGCCACGGCGCTGGTGCAGCGGGGCGTCCACCGCGCCCACGTGGTGACGGCGGGCTTCGTCTGCGCCGCGGGCGGCTTCGGCCTGCTGGCCTTCGCCGGTCCCGACTCGCTGGTGCTGGTGCTGGTGGCCTGCGGGGTGCTGGCCTCGGGGGTCACCATGGTGATGTCCCAGATCATGGACCTCGCGCTGGGCGCCGCCCCGGTGGAGCGGGCGGGCTCCGCGTCCTCCCTGATGGAGACCGGCGCGGAGTTCGGCGGTGCGCTGGGGATGGCGGTGCTCGGCTCCATCGGTACGGCGGTCTACCGCCGCGAGATGCCGGACTCCGCGCCGGCCGAGGCCCACGAGACGCTGGGCGGCGCGCTGGCCGTGGCCGGGCGGCTGCCGGGACGGGCGGGGGACGCCCTGGTGACCGCGGCCCGGGAGGCGTTCACCCAGGGCATGCAGGGCGCGGCGCTCGCGGGCGCGGCGGTGCTCGCCGGGGCGGCGGTCCTGGCGGCGGTGACGCTGCGCCGGGTGAGGGTGCGGGAGGAGGCGAAAACGCCGGACGCCGGACGGGCTGATGCGGTCAGCCCGTCCGGCGTCTGA
- a CDS encoding TetR/AcrR family transcriptional regulator: MGHREDLLEGAKRCLLAKGFVRTTARDIVKESGTNLASIGYHYGSKDALLAQAYVELVEELSVAFDGELRGAPGSLERFAGVWSNIIATMREPGSLWRLSMEAVTMGDQLPEVRDHLARAQREGARGFVELFTGIPESEAPDEVVDTLGAFYTTLMMGVMAQWTFDPKTAPEAGRLTEGLRRVIEAATRR, from the coding sequence ATGGGACACCGCGAGGATCTGCTCGAAGGCGCCAAACGCTGTCTGCTCGCCAAGGGGTTCGTGCGCACGACCGCCCGCGACATCGTCAAGGAGTCGGGGACCAACCTGGCGTCGATCGGCTACCACTACGGGTCGAAGGACGCGCTGCTGGCGCAGGCGTACGTGGAGCTGGTGGAGGAGCTGTCCGTCGCGTTCGACGGCGAGCTGCGCGGGGCGCCCGGTTCGCTGGAGCGGTTCGCCGGGGTCTGGTCGAACATCATCGCCACCATGCGGGAGCCGGGCTCGCTGTGGCGGCTCAGCATGGAGGCCGTGACCATGGGCGACCAGTTGCCCGAGGTGCGCGACCACCTCGCGCGGGCTCAGCGGGAGGGGGCGCGCGGGTTCGTCGAACTGTTCACGGGCATCCCCGAGAGCGAGGCGCCGGACGAGGTCGTCGATACGCTCGGCGCCTTCTACACCACCCTGATGATGGGCGTCATGGCCCAGTGGACCTTCGATCCGAAGACCGCGCCCGAGGCCGGTCGGCTCACCGAAGGGCTGCGTCGGGTGATCGAGGCCGCCACTCGGAGGTGA
- a CDS encoding ATP-binding cassette domain-containing protein gives MTEPLLDVRDLVVRYGPVTAVDHVSFALEAGETLALDGPSGCGKSSTALAVLLLRRPDGGEVRFEGRELTGLTERELRPLRPRMQPVLQDPYGSLSPRHRIRDAVAEPLKVRGRWNPDDGPARVAGLLERVGLAPSYGDRRPHELSGGQCQRAGIARALACEPRLLVLDEPVSALDASVRAGVLNLLVDLQDELGLGYLFICHDRAVVRHFADRVIELREGRVTSEWRPRSPDAALR, from the coding sequence GTGACCGAGCCGCTGCTGGACGTCCGCGACCTGGTGGTCCGCTACGGCCCGGTGACCGCCGTCGACCACGTGTCCTTCGCGCTGGAGGCCGGCGAGACCCTCGCCCTCGACGGCCCCTCCGGCTGCGGGAAGTCCTCCACCGCGCTGGCGGTGCTGCTGCTGCGCCGCCCCGACGGCGGCGAGGTCCGCTTCGAGGGCCGCGAGCTGACCGGCCTGACCGAACGCGAACTGCGCCCCCTGCGCCCCCGGATGCAGCCCGTCCTCCAGGACCCCTACGGCTCCCTCAGCCCCCGCCACCGCATCCGCGACGCCGTGGCGGAACCGCTGAAGGTGCGGGGCCGCTGGAACCCCGACGACGGCCCCGCCCGGGTGGCCGGACTCCTCGAACGCGTCGGCCTGGCCCCGTCGTACGGCGACCGCCGCCCGCACGAGCTGTCCGGCGGCCAGTGCCAGCGCGCCGGCATCGCCCGCGCCCTGGCCTGCGAACCGCGGCTGCTGGTCCTGGACGAACCGGTGTCGGCGCTGGACGCCTCGGTCCGGGCCGGTGTGCTGAACCTGCTCGTCGACCTCCAGGACGAGCTGGGCCTCGGCTACCTGTTCATCTGCCACGACCGCGCGGTCGTACGGCACTTCGCGGACCGCGTGATCGAACTGCGCGAGGGGCGCGTCACCTCCGAGTGGCGGCCTCGATCACCCGACGCAGCCCTTCGGTGA
- a CDS encoding ABC transporter ATP-binding protein gives MPPAPLLSVQDLRISFDGVEVVRGLSFDVRPGEVLGIVGESGAGKSLTARALLRMVPRDAATSGTVLLRGSADLAAERGRRIGLVPQDALSALSPVHPVGDQLAAAVRSVRRVSRREAAARAVAALDRVGVPDAARRARAYPHEYSGGMRQRAVIAMATVNEPDVVVADEPTTALDEERREQVLRVLAEQREAVGAALVLVTHDLDVVRRHADRVLVMYAGRAAELGPAARVLTRPRAPYTAGLLASLPRPDGPPRRRLPALPGSPPAPGSLGAGCAFAPRCPLAADPCRTREPEPQPLDGRLVACHRAADVPDPIREFL, from the coding sequence TTGCCCCCGGCGCCCCTCCTCTCCGTCCAGGACCTGCGCATCTCCTTCGACGGCGTGGAAGTCGTGCGCGGGCTCTCCTTCGACGTCCGCCCGGGCGAAGTCCTCGGCATCGTCGGCGAGTCCGGCGCCGGCAAGTCCCTCACCGCGCGGGCGCTGCTCCGGATGGTGCCGCGGGATGCGGCGACCAGCGGCACCGTCCTGCTGCGGGGCTCCGCCGATCTCGCGGCCGAGCGCGGGCGCCGGATCGGCCTCGTGCCGCAGGACGCCCTGTCCGCCCTCTCCCCCGTCCACCCGGTCGGCGACCAGCTCGCCGCCGCGGTGCGGTCGGTGCGCCGGGTGTCCCGGCGCGAGGCGGCGGCGCGGGCGGTGGCGGCGCTGGACCGGGTCGGCGTCCCGGACGCCGCCCGCCGGGCGCGGGCGTACCCGCACGAGTACTCCGGCGGCATGCGGCAGCGCGCGGTGATCGCCATGGCGACGGTCAACGAGCCGGACGTGGTCGTCGCCGACGAGCCGACCACCGCGCTGGACGAGGAGCGCCGCGAGCAGGTGCTGCGGGTCCTCGCCGAGCAGCGGGAGGCGGTCGGTGCCGCGCTGGTCCTCGTCACGCACGACCTGGACGTCGTCCGTCGGCACGCCGACCGCGTGCTGGTGATGTACGCCGGCCGGGCGGCCGAACTCGGCCCCGCCGCCCGGGTCCTGACCCGCCCCCGCGCCCCCTACACCGCGGGCCTGCTGGCCTCGCTCCCCCGGCCGGACGGCCCGCCCCGCCGCCGTCTCCCGGCGCTTCCCGGCTCCCCGCCCGCACCGGGCTCCCTCGGCGCGGGCTGCGCCTTCGCCCCGCGCTGCCCGCTGGCCGCCGATCCCTGCCGGACGCGGGAGCCGGAGCCGCAGCCGCTGGACGGACGGCTGGTCGCCTGCCACCGGGCGGCCGACGTCCCCGACCCGATCCGGGAGTTCCTGTGA
- a CDS encoding ABC transporter permease subunit: MGRAVRPGAAGTTRVLSLLAVLAAVGLLPWLSGRDPALTVLRARSAEQEPTAEALDAVRRDLGLDAGPLALLGDWAAGLLRGDLGTSWVSGTEVLPSVLSGLQVSLGLMAAALGVALVLAVALVAPVLVRGRGSAGAGAAMPAAVPEFLLATVALLVCGVWLGWLPTSGWQGPRYLVLPALALGVPAGGLLGRLVADALPAVLDERWVELWRGAGVSRARVSAAALRRVLPPLVPQFGMVAVGLTGGAVAVETVFAVPGIGRTALGAAKSQDLPLLQGAVLALLVLGLVTGALAALVRHRLLGPALRDAGLALPPARPVRAHPAVPVVLAAVLLAAIGWGLLRDPYAVDTTARLSAPSWAYPLGTDGLGRDVLARLGHGAASTVGTAAAVCLLSLLAGLALGFLPGVAAGAADIANALPPVIVGILVAAAAGPGTGGAALAVALISWPPLAAHAAALVQEVRASAFLTAQRAIGASPAWILTRHVLPSVAAPVARHALLRLPGIALALASLGFLGLGAQPPAPEWGLLLDESRAYVERAPWAALAPAVALALLAGLAVSASSLPRGRTRPRRTPGTAGRGPDRRPLPSPAVPAARTATAPARTPAPATAPGPNRKETAGEA; the protein is encoded by the coding sequence ATGGGGCGGGCTGTGCGGCCGGGCGCGGCGGGGACGACCCGCGTCCTGTCCCTCCTCGCGGTGCTGGCCGCCGTCGGCCTGCTGCCCTGGCTGTCCGGCCGGGATCCGGCGCTGACCGTGCTGCGCGCCCGCTCCGCCGAGCAGGAGCCGACCGCGGAGGCCCTGGACGCCGTCCGCCGGGACCTCGGCCTGGACGCCGGTCCGCTCGCCCTGCTCGGCGACTGGGCCGCCGGGCTGCTCCGCGGCGACCTCGGCACCTCCTGGGTGTCGGGGACCGAGGTGCTGCCCTCCGTGCTCTCCGGGCTCCAGGTGTCGCTGGGCCTGATGGCCGCCGCGCTCGGCGTGGCGCTGGTGCTGGCCGTCGCGCTGGTGGCGCCGGTGCTGGTGCGGGGCCGGGGCTCGGCCGGGGCGGGCGCCGCGATGCCGGCCGCCGTACCGGAGTTCCTGCTCGCCACGGTCGCGCTGCTGGTGTGCGGGGTGTGGCTGGGGTGGCTGCCCACGTCGGGCTGGCAGGGACCCCGATATCTGGTGCTGCCCGCCCTCGCGCTGGGCGTCCCGGCGGGCGGGCTGCTCGGACGGCTGGTGGCGGACGCGCTGCCGGCCGTGCTGGACGAGCGGTGGGTGGAGCTGTGGCGGGGCGCGGGCGTGAGCCGGGCCCGTGTCTCGGCCGCCGCGCTGCGCCGCGTACTGCCGCCGCTGGTCCCGCAGTTCGGGATGGTGGCCGTGGGGCTGACGGGCGGCGCGGTCGCGGTGGAGACGGTGTTCGCGGTGCCCGGCATCGGGCGTACGGCGCTGGGGGCGGCCAAGTCGCAGGACCTGCCGCTGCTCCAGGGCGCCGTCCTGGCCCTGCTCGTCCTCGGCCTGGTCACCGGCGCGCTGGCCGCGCTGGTACGGCACCGGCTGCTGGGCCCCGCCCTGCGCGACGCCGGGCTGGCGCTGCCCCCGGCCCGGCCGGTGCGCGCCCACCCGGCGGTGCCGGTGGTCCTCGCCGCGGTGCTGCTGGCCGCGATCGGCTGGGGCCTGCTGCGCGACCCGTACGCCGTCGACACCACCGCCCGCCTGTCGGCGCCCTCCTGGGCGTACCCGCTGGGCACCGACGGACTCGGCCGGGACGTGCTGGCACGGCTCGGGCACGGCGCCGCCTCGACGGTCGGCACGGCGGCCGCCGTCTGTCTGCTGAGTCTGCTGGCCGGACTGGCCCTGGGCTTCCTGCCGGGGGTCGCGGCAGGCGCGGCGGACATCGCCAACGCCCTGCCGCCGGTGATCGTCGGCATCCTGGTCGCCGCGGCGGCCGGGCCCGGCACCGGCGGCGCCGCCCTCGCCGTGGCGCTGATCTCCTGGCCGCCGCTGGCCGCGCACGCGGCGGCGCTGGTGCAGGAGGTGCGGGCCTCGGCGTTCCTCACCGCGCAGCGGGCCATCGGCGCGTCGCCGGCGTGGATCCTGACCCGGCACGTCCTGCCGTCGGTGGCCGCCCCGGTCGCCCGGCACGCCCTGCTGCGGCTGCCCGGCATCGCCCTCGCCCTGGCCTCGCTCGGCTTCCTGGGCCTGGGCGCGCAGCCGCCCGCCCCGGAGTGGGGCCTGCTCCTCGACGAGTCCCGCGCCTATGTGGAACGCGCCCCCTGGGCCGCCCTCGCCCCCGCCGTCGCCCTGGCCCTCCTGGCCGGGCTCGCGGTCTCGGCGTCGTCGCTGCCCCGCGGCCGCACGCGCCCTCGCCGCACCCCCGGAACGGCAGGCCGGGGCCCTGACCGCCGCCCCCTGCCGTCCCCGGCGGTGCCCGCCGCCCGGACGGCCACGGCCCCCGCCCGGACGCCGGCACCGGCCACGGCCCCCGGCCCGAACCGGAAGGAGACCGCCGGTGAAGCCTGA
- a CDS encoding ABC transporter substrate-binding protein, whose translation MRVPARLLPLPAALAASALLTGCFSATGADGSGEGERLRVAMMQPPRSGLSPLSDDAFKLSRWSTAETLVKLDADGDAEPALATRWKQSGRDWTFTLRDGVTFHDGTELDARAVVRSLTRAAGASPKPRILDGVELTAKPRGTDTVVVTTADEDPLLPQRLSSPQLAILAAKAYRGKTVDPVGAGTGPFELTEVDGTSSATLDRYDDYWGGRAKAPGIDVRFVPDGTARAAALRSGEADIVEAVPVSQAALLDEDLITEVPMPRTNTLYLNTAKGPFKDPGLRAAAREAIDAESIVKGVYEGRADAAEGLLGPALPWAAGLRTEVRRAAPEKPDGRTVTIGTFTDRAELPEVAAALQQQLQEAGFEVKLEVREYANIESDALAGAFDAFVLSRATVLDSGDPAAYLYSDFASDGSFNISQLADPAVDRALAKAGGTPTGDARRKAVVEAEAAVLATDAAVPMLHERVIQGDAADVVGAAHDPRERELVTLDTHLK comes from the coding sequence GTGCGCGTCCCCGCCCGCCTGCTGCCCCTCCCCGCGGCCCTCGCCGCCTCCGCCCTGCTCACCGGGTGCTTCTCGGCCACCGGTGCCGACGGGTCCGGCGAGGGCGAGCGCCTTCGCGTCGCGATGATGCAGCCCCCGCGCTCGGGCCTGTCGCCGCTGTCCGACGACGCGTTCAAGCTGTCGCGCTGGTCCACGGCGGAGACGCTGGTGAAGCTGGACGCCGACGGCGACGCCGAACCGGCGCTCGCCACGCGCTGGAAGCAGTCGGGCCGCGACTGGACGTTCACCCTCCGGGACGGCGTCACCTTCCACGACGGCACCGAACTGGACGCCCGGGCCGTCGTCCGGTCGCTCACCCGGGCGGCCGGCGCCTCCCCCAAGCCCCGCATCCTGGACGGGGTCGAGCTGACGGCGAAGCCGCGGGGCACCGACACCGTCGTGGTCACCACCGCCGACGAGGACCCCCTGCTCCCCCAGCGGCTCAGCTCCCCGCAGCTGGCGATCCTGGCGGCCAAGGCGTACCGGGGGAAGACCGTCGACCCGGTGGGCGCCGGCACCGGTCCCTTCGAGCTGACCGAGGTCGACGGCACCTCCTCCGCCACCCTCGACCGCTACGACGACTACTGGGGCGGCAGGGCCAAGGCCCCCGGCATCGACGTGAGGTTCGTCCCCGACGGCACCGCCCGCGCCGCCGCCCTGCGCAGCGGCGAGGCCGACATCGTCGAGGCGGTGCCCGTCTCGCAGGCGGCGCTGCTGGACGAGGACCTGATCACCGAGGTTCCCATGCCGCGCACCAACACCCTGTACCTCAACACCGCCAAGGGCCCCTTCAAGGACCCCGGGCTGCGGGCCGCCGCCCGGGAGGCGATCGACGCGGAGTCGATCGTGAAGGGCGTGTACGAGGGGCGCGCCGACGCGGCCGAGGGGCTGCTGGGCCCCGCGCTGCCGTGGGCCGCCGGCCTGCGCACCGAGGTGAGGCGGGCCGCCCCGGAGAAGCCGGACGGGCGGACCGTCACCATCGGCACCTTCACCGACCGGGCCGAACTGCCGGAGGTGGCCGCCGCGTTGCAGCAGCAGCTCCAGGAGGCCGGGTTCGAGGTGAAGCTGGAGGTGCGCGAGTACGCCAACATCGAGTCGGACGCGCTGGCGGGCGCCTTCGACGCCTTCGTCCTGTCCCGGGCCACCGTCCTCGACTCCGGCGACCCGGCCGCCTACCTCTACAGCGACTTCGCCTCCGACGGTTCCTTCAACATCTCCCAGCTCGCCGACCCGGCCGTGGACCGGGCGCTGGCGAAGGCCGGCGGGACGCCGACCGGTGACGCCCGGCGCAAGGCGGTCGTCGAGGCAGAGGCCGCCGTGCTCGCCACCGACGCGGCCGTGCCGATGCTCCACGAGCGGGTGATCCAGGGCGACGCGGCCGATGTGGTCGGCGCCGCCCACGACCCGCGCGAGCGGGAGCTGGTCACGCTCGACACGCACCTGAAGTGA
- a CDS encoding PucR family transcriptional regulator — MRQNARVTSDFKGEYQELVDEVSELLGVPATLENRDFELIAFGAYDSEGELDPSALDPVRARSILTRRSTAAVRAWFEGFGITRATGPVRIPPAPEAGVLRGRVCLPVRHRGVVLGYVWLLDTEPGPTARQLAAAMEVTARIGALLADEAQHGADLSRELRAVLTAERDWQRDMAVAELRTALGARAQGPHTVVCVTPWPSADPDEAPSVRTVPGATALCTVPWGAAGLSLALLVRLRSADVPGPAVSAAGRLLERARGTGGAGTGEPAAGVAAARTGLAELGAAWREASAAARAALAEPRLGPVAEWASIGPFRLLTALPAGAAQDPAVRALLSPAHRELARTAEVYLDRAGQAGRTAAELGIHRQTLYYRLSRVEQLTGLDLDDGEDRLLLHMALKGARLQPGA, encoded by the coding sequence ATGCGGCAGAATGCCCGGGTGACGTCGGATTTCAAGGGTGAGTACCAGGAGCTGGTCGACGAGGTCTCGGAGCTGCTGGGCGTCCCCGCGACCCTGGAGAACCGCGACTTCGAGCTGATCGCCTTCGGCGCCTACGACAGCGAGGGCGAGCTGGACCCGTCGGCGCTGGACCCGGTCCGCGCCCGCTCGATCCTCACCCGGCGGTCGACGGCGGCCGTGCGGGCCTGGTTCGAGGGGTTCGGCATCACGCGCGCGACGGGCCCGGTCCGCATCCCGCCGGCGCCGGAGGCGGGGGTCCTGCGGGGCCGCGTCTGCCTGCCCGTACGCCATCGGGGTGTCGTCCTCGGCTACGTCTGGCTGCTGGACACCGAGCCGGGCCCGACCGCCCGGCAGCTCGCGGCGGCGATGGAGGTGACGGCCCGGATCGGCGCGCTCCTCGCGGACGAGGCGCAGCACGGGGCCGACCTCAGCCGGGAGCTGCGGGCGGTCCTGACCGCCGAGCGCGACTGGCAGCGGGACATGGCCGTCGCCGAGCTGCGCACCGCCCTCGGGGCGCGCGCCCAGGGCCCGCACACGGTGGTGTGCGTGACGCCCTGGCCCTCGGCCGACCCCGACGAGGCGCCCTCGGTGCGTACGGTGCCGGGGGCGACCGCGCTGTGCACGGTGCCCTGGGGCGCGGCGGGCCTCTCACTGGCGCTGCTGGTCCGGCTCCGCTCGGCGGACGTGCCGGGCCCGGCGGTGTCGGCGGCCGGACGGCTGCTGGAGCGGGCGCGCGGGACGGGCGGGGCGGGTACCGGCGAACCGGCGGCGGGGGTCGCCGCCGCGCGGACCGGGCTCGCGGAGCTGGGCGCGGCCTGGCGGGAGGCGTCGGCGGCGGCGCGCGCGGCCCTGGCCGAGCCGCGGCTCGGCCCGGTCGCCGAGTGGGCCTCGATCGGCCCGTTCCGGCTGCTGACCGCGCTCCCGGCGGGCGCCGCCCAGGACCCCGCCGTACGGGCCCTGCTCTCCCCCGCCCACCGGGAGCTGGCCCGCACCGCCGAGGTCTACCTGGACCGGGCCGGCCAGGCCGGCCGCACCGCCGCCGAGCTCGGCATCCACCGCCAGACCCTGTACTACCGCCTCTCCCGCGTCGAGCAGCTCACGGGCCTGGACCTGGACGACGGGGAGGACCGGCTGCTGCTGCACATGGCGCTGAAGGGGGCGCGTCTCCAGCCGGGCGCTTGA